From one Planktothrix agardhii NIES-204 genomic stretch:
- the ndhD4 gene encoding NADH dehydrogenase subunit 4: MLSVLIWLPLLGAAVIAFWPNLSGKTARQLSLVITVGLFLWSLVLAGIFDPDNPALQFKEYIPWIKPLGLNYTLGVDGLSLPLVILNGLLITIAIAITDLFISRHQLYYSSILLISAGISGTFLSQNLLLFLLFYEVELIPLYLLIAIWGGKRKGYAATKFLLYTAVSGFLILASFLGIVWLTHTLDFDLDTISATALGVSSLPLTTQLILLGGLLIGFGIKIPLFPFHTWLPDAHVEASTPVSVLLAGVLLKLGTYGLLRFGVGLFPDAWLVVSPWVASWAVVSVLYGAFCAISQKDMKKIVAYSSIAHMGYILLAFAAANSTSLLGAVMQMVSHGLISGLMFLTVGVVYRKAGSRDLDIIQGLLNPERGLPVIGTIMIMAVMASAGIPGLVGFVAEFIIFRGSMEVFPVQTLLCMIGTGLTSVYFLIMINKAFFGRLSESVVNLPSVQWRDRIPAMILALIIVILGIQPNLLVRLTDASTTALAHTQPLFAQHLAEKV, encoded by the coding sequence ATGCTTAGTGTATTAATTTGGCTTCCTTTGTTGGGTGCGGCTGTGATTGCCTTTTGGCCGAATTTATCGGGTAAAACGGCTCGTCAATTGTCTTTAGTGATCACAGTCGGATTGTTTTTATGGTCGTTGGTTTTAGCGGGAATATTTGATCCAGATAATCCGGCTTTACAGTTTAAAGAATATATTCCTTGGATTAAACCTTTGGGGTTAAATTATACTTTGGGGGTTGATGGTTTATCCTTACCTTTGGTAATTTTAAATGGGTTATTAATTACGATTGCGATCGCAATTACTGATTTATTTATTAGTCGCCATCAACTCTATTATTCCTCAATTTTACTGATTTCGGCTGGGATTTCTGGGACATTTTTATCCCAAAATCTATTATTATTTCTGCTGTTTTATGAAGTGGAATTAATCCCTTTGTATCTATTAATTGCGATTTGGGGAGGCAAACGCAAAGGCTATGCAGCCACTAAATTTCTACTGTATACGGCCGTTTCGGGATTTCTAATTTTAGCGTCTTTTTTAGGAATTGTTTGGCTGACCCATACCCTAGATTTTGATTTAGATACCATTAGTGCTACAGCCTTGGGAGTCTCATCTTTACCTTTAACCACCCAACTGATTTTATTAGGAGGTCTGTTAATTGGATTCGGAATTAAAATTCCTTTATTTCCCTTCCATACCTGGCTACCTGATGCTCACGTTGAGGCTTCAACCCCTGTTTCTGTGCTGTTAGCCGGGGTATTATTAAAGTTAGGAACATACGGGTTATTACGGTTTGGTGTAGGCTTATTTCCCGATGCTTGGTTAGTAGTATCTCCTTGGGTGGCAAGTTGGGCTGTAGTTAGTGTTTTATATGGAGCTTTTTGTGCTATTTCTCAAAAAGATATGAAGAAAATAGTCGCCTATAGTTCTATTGCTCACATGGGCTATATTTTATTGGCTTTTGCTGCGGCTAACTCCACCAGTTTATTAGGGGCTGTGATGCAAATGGTGAGTCATGGTTTAATCTCGGGATTAATGTTTTTAACCGTTGGAGTTGTCTATCGAAAAGCCGGAAGTCGAGATTTAGATATTATTCAAGGGTTACTCAATCCAGAACGAGGTTTACCCGTGATTGGTACTATTATGATTATGGCGGTAATGGCGAGTGCGGGAATACCTGGTTTGGTGGGATTTGTGGCAGAATTTATCATCTTTCGAGGCAGTATGGAAGTGTTTCCAGTACAAACTTTATTGTGCATGATTGGAACCGGATTAACTTCAGTTTATTTCCTGATTATGATTAATAAAGCTTTCTTTGGTCGCCTCTCGGAATCCGTGGTGAATTTGCCTTCTGTCCAATGGCGCGATCGCATTCCAGCTATGATTTTAGCATTAATTATTGTGATCTTAGGAATTCAACCTAACTTACTGGTGAGATTAACTGATGCTTCCACAACTGCTTTAGCCCATACTCAACCTTTATTTGCTCAACATCTCGCGGAAAAAGTTTGA
- the ccmL gene encoding carbon dioxide concentrating mechanism protein CcmL — protein sequence MQIAKVIGTVVGNQKEPSLRGSKFLLLRFVDEHGEDISNEYEVAIDVVGAGIGEWVLVSRGSAARQVEGSEKRPSDAAIVAIIDTINLENRTIYSKKDHY from the coding sequence ATGCAAATTGCCAAAGTGATTGGCACGGTTGTTGGCAATCAGAAAGAACCTAGTTTAAGGGGTTCCAAGTTTCTGCTTTTACGATTTGTTGATGAACATGGAGAAGATATCTCCAACGAGTATGAGGTAGCGATTGATGTGGTGGGAGCCGGAATCGGTGAATGGGTACTTGTGAGTCGAGGTAGTGCAGCCCGTCAAGTTGAAGGGAGTGAAAAACGACCCAGTGACGCGGCGATTGTTGCAATCATCGACACCATAAATCTGGAAAATCGAACGATTTACAGCAAAAAAGATCATTATTAA
- the ccmM gene encoding carbon dioxide concentrating mechanism protein CcmM: MAVRGLAAPPTPWSKNLAEPKIDPTAYVHSFSNIIGDVRIGDHVLVAPGTSIRADEGSPFAIGENSNIQDGVVIHGLEEGRVKGDDGQSYSVWVGKNSSITHMALIHGPAYVGDNCFIGFRSTVFNSRVGNGCIVMMHVLIEDVEIPPGKYVPSGSIITNQQQADRLPNVTDADLSFANHVIGVNQSLKAGYQCSENSSCINPIRNEGTGVGNGSGRDRSYAYTGSSNLAPEIVQQIGDLLAKGYKIGTEHADTRRFRTGSWRSGAPINAKTTGEVVAALEAGLRDHGGEYVRLLGIDSKNKRRVLEEIIQRPDGSVAPKSSNGKVSASVATSAGSASVASSGIGGQIGDLLAKGYKIGTEYADVRRFRTGSWRGGPSISGSGVADILSKLDAIASEHQGEYVRLIGIDPKNKRRVLEEIIQRPDGRVATKAGTAKVSTSVTTASGSASIASSGLGGQIGDLLAKGYKIGTEYADVRRFRTGSWRGGPSISGSGVADILSKLDAIASEHQGEYVRLIGIDPKNKRRVLEEIIQRPDGKVAPTASASAPASTSRPSAATVSSGKLDNGVADHVRGLLAKGYKVGTEHADARRFRTGSWNSCAPIQSNNISEVMAALDGCLNEHRGEYVRLIGIDSKAKRRVLEEIIQRP; this comes from the coding sequence ATGGCAGTTCGTGGCCTAGCGGCTCCTCCAACCCCTTGGTCGAAGAACTTGGCAGAGCCGAAAATCGACCCAACGGCTTATGTACATTCTTTTTCTAATATTATTGGTGACGTTCGGATTGGTGATCATGTCTTAGTAGCTCCTGGCACTTCTATCCGAGCCGATGAAGGTTCACCCTTTGCCATCGGGGAAAATAGCAATATCCAAGACGGCGTGGTGATTCATGGCTTAGAAGAAGGCCGCGTCAAAGGGGATGATGGTCAATCCTACTCCGTCTGGGTGGGTAAAAATTCCTCCATCACCCACATGGCCCTAATTCATGGCCCAGCTTATGTGGGAGATAATTGTTTTATCGGATTCCGTTCTACGGTATTCAATTCCAGAGTCGGGAATGGTTGCATTGTGATGATGCACGTTTTAATTGAAGACGTGGAAATTCCCCCCGGAAAATATGTTCCCTCCGGTTCAATTATCACCAATCAACAACAGGCCGATCGCTTACCCAACGTTACGGATGCGGATCTGAGCTTTGCTAACCACGTCATCGGGGTCAATCAATCCCTAAAAGCGGGTTATCAGTGTTCTGAAAACTCCTCTTGTATTAACCCGATTCGTAATGAAGGGACTGGAGTTGGTAATGGTAGTGGTCGCGATCGCTCCTATGCCTATACCGGAAGTTCTAATTTAGCCCCTGAAATTGTGCAGCAAATCGGGGATCTGTTAGCCAAGGGCTACAAAATTGGCACGGAACACGCCGATACCCGTCGTTTTCGCACCGGATCTTGGCGCAGTGGCGCTCCGATCAATGCTAAAACCACCGGGGAAGTCGTTGCAGCCTTAGAAGCTGGCCTCAGAGATCATGGCGGAGAATATGTCCGTCTGTTGGGGATTGACTCGAAAAATAAACGTCGTGTCCTAGAAGAAATCATTCAACGTCCCGATGGCAGCGTAGCCCCAAAATCCAGTAATGGCAAGGTCAGTGCTTCGGTGGCTACTTCTGCGGGTTCGGCCAGTGTTGCCAGTTCGGGTATCGGGGGACAAATTGGCGATTTGTTGGCCAAAGGCTACAAAATTGGCACAGAATACGCCGATGTTCGTCGCTTCCGTACCGGATCTTGGCGTGGTGGCCCCAGTATCTCGGGTTCAGGGGTAGCAGATATTCTTTCTAAATTAGATGCGATCGCTAGTGAGCATCAGGGGGAATATGTGCGTTTAATTGGAATTGATCCCAAAAACAAACGCCGTGTCCTAGAAGAAATTATTCAGCGTCCCGATGGCCGCGTAGCCACAAAAGCTGGCACTGCTAAGGTCAGCACTTCGGTGACTACGGCTTCGGGTTCAGCCAGTATTGCCAGTTCCGGTCTCGGCGGACAAATTGGCGATCTGTTAGCCAAAGGTTACAAAATTGGCACAGAATACGCCGATGTTCGTCGCTTCCGTACCGGATCTTGGCGTGGTGGCCCCAGTATCTCCGGTTCAGGGGTAGCAGATATTCTTTCTAAATTAGATGCGATCGCTAGTGAGCATCAGGGGGAATATGTGCGTTTAATTGGAATTGATCCCAAAAACAAACGCCGTGTCCTAGAAGAAATTATTCAGCGTCCCGATGGCAAAGTAGCGCCAACGGCTTCGGCTTCGGCTCCGGCTTCCACCAGTCGTCCTAGTGCAGCAACCGTCAGCAGTGGCAAACTAGATAATGGTGTTGCGGATCACGTTCGGGGTCTGTTAGCCAAAGGCTACAAAGTCGGCACAGAACACGCGGATGCTCGCCGCTTCCGTACCGGATCTTGGAACAGTTGTGCTCCGATTCAATCTAACAATATCTCCGAAGTGATGGCAGCTTTAGATGGTTGCTTAAACGAACATCGTGGGGAATATGTACGGTTAATTGGGATCGACTCAAAAGCCAAGCGTCGGGTACTGGAGGAAATTATCCAACGTCCCTAA
- the ccmK_1 gene encoding carbon dioxide concentrating mechanism protein CcmK, giving the protein MAIAVGMIETLGFPAVVEAADSMVKAARVTLVGYEKIGSARVTVIVRGDVSEVQASVSAGVESIKRVKGGEVLSTHIIARPHENLEYVLPIRYTEAVEQFRESLSGIRPLNRP; this is encoded by the coding sequence ATGGCGATTGCAGTTGGTATGATCGAGACTTTAGGCTTTCCTGCCGTTGTGGAAGCGGCGGACTCAATGGTAAAAGCCGCTCGAGTCACCTTAGTGGGTTACGAAAAAATTGGCAGTGCCCGGGTTACTGTGATTGTGCGGGGGGATGTATCCGAAGTGCAAGCCTCCGTATCCGCAGGGGTTGAATCCATTAAACGAGTTAAGGGTGGAGAAGTTTTATCCACTCATATTATTGCTCGTCCCCACGAAAACTTAGAATACGTTTTACCCATCCGCTATACCGAAGCAGTAGAACAATTCCGCGAAAGCCTCAGTGGGATTCGTCCTTTAAACCGTCCCTAA
- the ccmK_2 gene encoding carbon dioxide concentrating mechanism protein CcmK, with product MSIAVGMIETLGFPAVVEAADAMVKAARVTLVGYEKIGSGRVTVIVRGDVSEVQASVAAGVESIKRVNGGQVTSTHIIARPHENLEYVLPIRYTEAVEQFRAY from the coding sequence ATGTCAATTGCTGTGGGAATGATTGAAACTTTAGGCTTTCCTGCTGTTGTAGAAGCAGCAGACGCCATGGTTAAAGCAGCCCGGGTCACTTTAGTCGGATATGAGAAAATTGGCAGTGGCCGAGTCACCGTCATCGTGCGTGGCGATGTTTCCGAAGTCCAAGCATCTGTAGCAGCCGGAGTGGAATCTATCAAACGAGTGAACGGCGGTCAAGTGACTTCCACCCACATTATTGCTCGTCCCCATGAAAACCTAGAATATGTTCTGCCGATTCGCTATACCGAGGCAGTGGAGCAGTTCAGGGCTTACTAA
- the ccmO gene encoding carbon dioxide concentrating mechanism protein CcmO, whose translation MALGLVSTQSFPAIVGTADMMLKSAGVHLVGYEKIGGGHCTAIVRGKISEVRLAVETGEQTAKQFGQFISSLVIPRPFPNLELVLPISSRLSNLTNGAGHRLSNQAVGLLETRGFPAMVGAADAMLKAADVSLMSYERIGAGLCTVIIRGPVSDVAMAIEAGMFEAERIGELNAVMVIPRPLEDLDQTLPLASCWLEQRQPLRVPISVKEQEKELVEIQNLQKLPNSIQEEYL comes from the coding sequence ATGGCTTTGGGTCTAGTTTCCACCCAGAGCTTCCCGGCGATTGTGGGAACGGCGGATATGATGTTAAAGTCCGCCGGGGTTCATTTAGTGGGCTATGAAAAAATTGGGGGGGGACATTGCACAGCAATTGTCCGGGGGAAAATTTCTGAGGTGCGTTTGGCGGTGGAAACCGGGGAGCAAACGGCTAAACAGTTTGGTCAATTTATTTCTAGCTTAGTAATTCCTCGACCCTTTCCGAATTTAGAACTGGTGCTTCCGATTAGTTCGCGGTTATCTAATCTAACCAATGGGGCGGGTCATCGTTTAAGTAATCAGGCGGTGGGGTTACTCGAAACCCGTGGATTTCCGGCGATGGTGGGGGCAGCGGATGCCATGTTGAAGGCGGCGGATGTGAGTCTGATGTCCTATGAACGGATTGGGGCGGGGTTGTGTACGGTGATTATTCGGGGCCCGGTGTCCGATGTGGCGATGGCGATTGAGGCGGGAATGTTTGAAGCTGAACGGATTGGGGAGTTAAACGCCGTAATGGTGATTCCTCGACCTTTGGAAGATTTGGATCAAACCTTACCTTTAGCCAGTTGTTGGTTAGAACAGCGTCAACCTTTGAGAGTGCCAATTAGTGTGAAGGAACAGGAGAAAGAACTGGTGGAAATCCAAAATTTACAAAAGTTACCGAATTCTATTCAAGAAGAATATTTATAG
- a CDS encoding putative CO2 hydration protein has protein sequence MTITDFNTMSKHPLSEYIHRLESGEALLLDYPENLVEVVGILKSYGIVLDAYSKNLIYIADEQFLELFPFFKYFNGEVNIKKILQYLWHDRINFEYAEYCMKTMFWHGGGKLDQYLDSPEFLLLAETAIQAKTKGNLIIQPLHRFFPGFLPEQIRQLSYYSGLGQFWRVMSDMFISLSDLYDQGEIKSIPEVVNHILLALVEAANKPITYSVKINNKVYDILPKSAELTFLMDTAVPYVEAVFFRGTPFQGTVSYNAQAQQIPTEQKDFAYGALYADPLPIGGSGIPPTQLMQDMRHFLPDYLHNIYQNSCRGEDDLRVQICQSFQKSMFCVTTAAILGLAPHSINTNDPEEKQANRIYLENWMDRFLNSRLGEVNQPTFRECKLFPER, from the coding sequence ATGACCATTACCGATTTTAATACCATGTCTAAACATCCTCTATCTGAATATATTCATCGCCTCGAGTCCGGCGAAGCATTATTACTAGATTATCCTGAAAATTTAGTAGAAGTTGTCGGCATTTTAAAAAGTTATGGGATTGTTTTGGATGCCTATTCTAAAAATCTAATTTATATTGCAGATGAACAGTTTTTAGAATTATTTCCCTTTTTTAAATATTTCAACGGAGAGGTAAACATCAAAAAAATATTGCAATATTTGTGGCATGATCGGATTAATTTTGAATATGCCGAATATTGTATGAAAACCATGTTTTGGCATGGAGGAGGCAAATTAGATCAATATTTAGATTCTCCTGAATTTCTACTATTAGCAGAAACGGCTATTCAAGCCAAAACTAAGGGAAATTTGATCATTCAACCGTTACATCGTTTTTTCCCAGGATTTCTCCCCGAACAAATCCGACAACTCTCCTATTATAGTGGATTAGGTCAATTTTGGCGGGTGATGAGTGATATGTTTATTTCCCTTTCTGATCTGTATGATCAAGGAGAAATTAAATCTATTCCTGAAGTGGTTAATCATATTTTATTAGCATTAGTAGAAGCTGCCAATAAACCGATTACCTATAGCGTCAAAATCAATAATAAAGTTTATGATATCCTGCCAAAATCTGCCGAATTAACCTTTTTAATGGATACCGCCGTTCCCTACGTTGAAGCTGTGTTCTTTAGGGGAACTCCTTTTCAGGGAACCGTTTCTTATAATGCCCAAGCACAGCAAATTCCCACAGAACAAAAAGACTTTGCCTATGGTGCATTATACGCCGATCCTCTACCAATTGGCGGTTCAGGTATTCCCCCAACTCAATTAATGCAGGATATGCGTCATTTTCTCCCCGATTATTTACATAATATTTATCAAAATAGTTGTCGCGGGGAAGATGATTTACGGGTGCAAATTTGTCAGAGTTTTCAAAAGTCAATGTTCTGTGTCACCACGGCGGCAATTCTGGGATTAGCACCCCATTCTATTAATACTAATGATCCCGAAGAAAAACAAGCTAATCGGATCTATTTGGAGAATTGGATGGATCGATTTTTAAACTCCCGTTTAGGGGAAGTTAATCAACCTACCTTCAGGGAATGTAAGCTATTTCCTGAACGTTAA
- the ndhF4 gene encoding NADH dehydrogenase subunit 5 gives MTDFLLHTSWWIPFYGLIGAILTLPWSAGLVRRTGPRPAAYFNLLMTVLALVHGSVVFRTTWDEPIQQIVFHWVHTNNLDLSFALEISPVSLGAIELITGLSLIAQCYALGYMEKDWALARFFGLMGFFEAAISGLALSDSLLLSYILLELLTLSTYLLVGFWYAQPLVVTAARDAFLTKRVGDVLLLMGVVYLSTLAGSLSFSDLEGWAETATLTPLHATLLGLALISGPIGKCAQFPLNLWLDEAMEGPNPASILRNSVVVASGAYVLIKLQPVLALSPIASTTLVVLGTITAIGASLVSIAQIDLKRALSHSTSAYLGLVFIAVGESQVDIALLLLFTHAIAKALVFMSAGSVILTTNTQNLTEMGGLWSKMPATTTAFIVGAAGLVALMPLGTFWTMRRWVNGFWTLPLWLILVLLLVNCLTALSLTRVFGLVFAGKPQQKTRRAPEVPWPMALPLVSMTILTLLVPLMLQQWQLLISWRAPLVVAPGTGFAEIVRQATVPLLVISGLLGVAIGGGIYLLGMGSKPYKLPWKGLQDLFAYDFYIDRIYGLTVVLFVRQISAFSAWIDRYIIDGIVNAFGLATLFSGEGLKYSISGQSQFYLLTIALGVGVLMGLMLWQF, from the coding sequence ATGACAGATTTTCTCCTCCACACCAGTTGGTGGATACCTTTTTATGGCTTAATTGGGGCAATCTTGACCTTACCTTGGTCAGCGGGACTGGTGCGACGCACTGGGCCTAGACCCGCAGCCTACTTTAATTTGTTAATGACGGTTTTAGCCCTTGTCCATGGTTCGGTTGTTTTCCGCACTACCTGGGATGAACCCATTCAGCAAATTGTTTTCCATTGGGTACACACCAACAATTTAGATTTATCCTTTGCCCTAGAAATCTCCCCGGTGAGTTTGGGGGCAATAGAATTAATTACGGGTTTGAGTTTAATTGCTCAATGCTACGCCCTGGGATACATGGAAAAGGACTGGGCTCTGGCTCGGTTTTTTGGTTTGATGGGATTCTTTGAAGCGGCAATTAGTGGGTTAGCCCTAAGTGATTCGTTATTACTGAGTTATATCCTCCTAGAGTTATTAACCCTCTCTACCTATCTGCTGGTGGGCTTCTGGTATGCTCAACCCTTGGTGGTAACGGCGGCTCGGGATGCGTTTTTAACCAAACGGGTCGGAGATGTATTGCTGTTGATGGGGGTGGTGTATCTCTCCACCCTGGCCGGAAGTTTGAGCTTTTCCGATTTGGAAGGATGGGCTGAAACCGCCACCTTAACGCCCCTCCATGCGACTTTACTGGGTCTGGCCTTGATTTCTGGCCCGATTGGAAAATGCGCCCAATTTCCCTTAAATCTCTGGTTAGATGAGGCGATGGAAGGCCCAAACCCGGCTTCGATTCTGCGAAATTCCGTGGTGGTGGCCAGTGGAGCCTATGTTTTAATTAAACTGCAACCGGTTTTGGCCCTTTCCCCAATTGCATCTACAACTTTGGTGGTTTTGGGGACAATTACCGCTATTGGTGCTTCTTTGGTTTCCATTGCCCAAATTGATCTCAAACGGGCCTTATCCCATTCTACCAGTGCCTATTTAGGGTTGGTATTTATTGCGGTGGGAGAAAGTCAAGTTGATATTGCTCTGTTATTATTGTTCACCCATGCGATCGCCAAAGCCTTAGTTTTCATGAGTGCGGGTTCGGTAATTCTAACCACCAATACCCAAAATCTAACGGAGATGGGGGGGTTATGGTCAAAAATGCCCGCAACGACAACGGCTTTTATTGTGGGTGCGGCGGGTTTAGTCGCCTTAATGCCCTTGGGTACTTTTTGGACAATGCGCCGTTGGGTGAATGGATTTTGGACATTACCTCTGTGGTTGATTTTGGTCTTGCTGCTGGTTAATTGTTTAACGGCTTTGAGTTTAACCCGGGTTTTCGGATTAGTTTTTGCGGGAAAACCCCAACAAAAAACCCGGCGAGCACCGGAAGTTCCATGGCCAATGGCTTTACCCCTCGTGAGCATGACCATTTTGACCTTGTTAGTACCCCTGATGTTACAACAATGGCAATTATTAATTAGTTGGAGAGCACCTTTAGTGGTGGCTCCCGGGACGGGATTTGCTGAGATTGTGCGTCAAGCCACGGTGCCTTTACTGGTAATTTCGGGTTTATTAGGAGTGGCAATTGGGGGCGGGATTTATTTATTGGGAATGGGTTCTAAACCTTACAAATTACCCTGGAAAGGATTGCAAGATTTATTCGCTTACGATTTTTATATTGATCGAATTTACGGTCTGACTGTGGTTTTATTTGTTCGTCAAATTTCCGCTTTTAGTGCTTGGATTGATCGCTATATTATTGATGGCATTGTTAATGCTTTTGGTTTAGCAACTTTGTTTAGCGGAGAAGGCTTAAAATACAGTATTTCTGGACAGTCCCAATTTTATCTCCTGACGATTGCTTTAGGGGTAGGGGTGTTGATGGGATTAATGTTGTGGCAATTTTAA
- a CDS encoding hexapaptide repeat-containing transferase, giving the protein MNISPPQLLNPDVYVSGDVTIDPGATLAPGVILQAAADGQLRIAAGVCIGRGVIIQVYQGILEIETGVVLGSGVLILGAGTLGENACIGSETTILESSIASQQVVAAGSLIGDRSRVLEPELEPEQVSPPPELTPEPTITSPWFEEPEPILELVSFAPEPENTPVLEEITAQPSEVLFIPAETETVIPSSPEKTEETALVPQSPASSELSSAPIPPVIYGKENLSRLLDTLLPHRKAFNNSQS; this is encoded by the coding sequence ATGAACATATCGCCACCGCAACTCCTAAACCCAGATGTTTATGTGAGTGGCGATGTCACAATTGATCCCGGGGCTACCCTAGCACCTGGGGTGATCCTACAAGCGGCAGCCGATGGTCAGCTTAGAATTGCTGCGGGGGTTTGTATCGGAAGGGGGGTGATTATTCAGGTTTACCAAGGTATCCTAGAGATAGAGACAGGTGTAGTCTTGGGGTCAGGAGTATTAATTTTAGGGGCAGGAACCCTTGGGGAAAATGCCTGTATTGGTTCAGAAACAACGATCTTGGAGAGTTCTATTGCATCTCAACAAGTTGTTGCCGCGGGATCTTTGATTGGGGATCGCTCTCGTGTATTAGAACCCGAATTAGAACCCGAACAGGTATCTCCGCCACCAGAACTTACTCCTGAACCCACGATCACCTCTCCTTGGTTTGAGGAGCCTGAGCCGATTTTAGAGTTGGTATCCTTTGCCCCTGAACCGGAGAATACCCCGGTATTGGAAGAAATCACGGCTCAACCATCGGAGGTTTTATTCATTCCTGCTGAAACTGAAACGGTCATCCCCTCTAGCCCAGAAAAAACGGAGGAAACGGCTCTGGTTCCCCAGTCCCCAGCATCCTCGGAACTGTCATCTGCGCCCATTCCTCCGGTAATTTATGGGAAAGAAAATCTGAGTCGGTTATTGGATACCTTGCTTCCCCATCGCAAAGCTTTCAATAACTCCCAGAGTTGA